Proteins from a single region of Segatella copri:
- a CDS encoding SPFH domain-containing protein, producing the protein MNIGIYVLVALVALALVVVKKTIVIIPQSETKIIERLGRYFATLKPGINVIIPFIDHAKDIVAMRNGRYLYTNSIDLREQVYDFDRQNVITKDNIQMQINALLYFQIVDPFKSVYEINNLPNAIEKLTQTTLRNIIGEMELDQTLTSRDTINTKLRAVLDDATNKWGIKVNRVELQDITPPESVLQAMEKQMQAERNKRATILTSEGEKEKQRLLSEGEKAAIVNKAEAAKQQAILNAEGEATARIRKAEAEAIAIQKITEAVGQSTNPANYLLAQKYISMMQEVAQGKDNKVVYLPYEATNLLGSIGGIKDLFKG; encoded by the coding sequence ATGAACATAGGAATTTATGTGCTGGTGGCTCTAGTAGCACTTGCACTCGTAGTGGTTAAGAAAACCATCGTTATCATCCCTCAGAGTGAGACGAAAATCATAGAGCGTCTCGGACGATATTTTGCCACGCTCAAGCCGGGTATTAATGTCATCATTCCTTTCATTGACCATGCCAAGGATATTGTGGCGATGAGAAACGGAAGATACCTTTATACAAACAGCATCGACCTTCGTGAACAGGTCTACGATTTCGACCGTCAGAACGTAATCACTAAGGATAATATCCAGATGCAGATAAATGCGTTGCTCTATTTCCAGATTGTGGACCCATTCAAGAGTGTGTATGAAATCAACAATCTGCCAAACGCCATAGAGAAACTGACCCAAACTACCTTGCGTAATATAATAGGTGAGATGGAACTTGACCAGACTCTTACCTCCCGCGATACGATTAACACCAAACTCCGTGCAGTTTTGGATGATGCAACCAATAAGTGGGGAATCAAGGTAAACCGAGTTGAGTTGCAGGATATTACACCTCCTGAGAGTGTGCTCCAGGCGATGGAAAAGCAGATGCAGGCTGAACGCAACAAGCGAGCTACCATCCTAACTTCTGAAGGTGAGAAGGAAAAGCAGCGTCTGCTCTCAGAAGGTGAGAAGGCTGCCATCGTGAACAAGGCTGAGGCTGCCAAACAGCAGGCTATCCTGAATGCAGAAGGTGAGGCTACTGCCCGCATCCGTAAGGCTGAGGCCGAGGCTATTGCCATTCAGAAGATTACGGAAGCTGTAGGACAGAGTACGAATCCAGCCAACTATCTCCTGGCCCAGAAATACATCAGCATGATGCAGGAAGTAGCACAGGGTAAGGATAATAAGGTGGTTTATCTGCCATACGAGGCAACCAATCTCTTGGGCTCTATCGGAGGAATCAAAGACCTTTTCAAGGGATAA
- a CDS encoding aminoacyl-histidine dipeptidase, producing MNKSELKPALVFEQFAKINEIPRPSKHEENMIEFLKSFGEAHQLETLVDETGNVLIRKAATPGYEHAETIILQSHMDMVCDKLVDVDFDFHKDAIQTYVDGEWLKAKGTTLGADDGIGCAIELAILASNDIEHGPIECVFTRDEETGLTGAHGMKAGFMTGKMLINLDSEDEGEIFVSCAGGQTAHATFHFSREEAPAGYFFMEASLKGLNGGHSGDDINKKRANAIKILARFLFLENEKLDGSLRLVSFNSGKMHNAIPRDGKIVFAVKNADKEQVRADWNIFASEVEDEFHVTEQTMQFNMSSSDAAPVIEKAVADKFVMALQAVDNGPLTTCQDEAIAWMVETSSNVASVMTDENSISIVASQRSNVMSNLENMTNTVKAAFLLAGAEVTVGDKYPAWKMRANSELTDLAVKAYEKLFGKKPLVKGIHAGLECGLFSERYPELDMVSFGPTLRNVHTPDEALLIPTVEMVWDHLLEILRSVAK from the coding sequence ATGAATAAAAGTGAATTGAAGCCTGCTCTCGTGTTCGAGCAGTTCGCAAAAATCAACGAAATACCTCGTCCTTCCAAGCACGAGGAGAACATGATTGAGTTTTTGAAATCTTTCGGTGAGGCTCATCAGCTCGAAACGCTGGTAGATGAAACCGGTAATGTGCTCATCCGTAAAGCTGCCACTCCAGGCTACGAGCATGCTGAAACCATCATCTTGCAGAGCCACATGGACATGGTTTGCGATAAACTGGTAGATGTTGATTTCGATTTCCACAAAGACGCCATCCAGACTTACGTAGACGGAGAATGGCTTAAGGCAAAAGGTACTACCCTCGGTGCTGACGACGGTATAGGCTGCGCCATCGAGCTGGCTATCCTGGCAAGCAACGATATTGAGCATGGTCCTATCGAGTGCGTCTTTACACGTGATGAGGAAACCGGACTGACCGGTGCTCACGGCATGAAGGCGGGCTTTATGACCGGAAAGATGCTCATCAATCTTGACTCAGAGGATGAGGGCGAAATCTTCGTATCCTGCGCCGGTGGTCAGACAGCCCATGCCACTTTCCACTTCTCACGCGAAGAGGCTCCTGCGGGTTATTTCTTCATGGAAGCTTCGCTGAAGGGTCTCAACGGTGGTCACTCGGGCGATGACATCAACAAGAAGCGCGCCAATGCCATCAAGATTCTTGCCCGCTTCCTCTTCCTCGAAAATGAGAAACTGGATGGAAGTCTGCGCCTCGTAAGCTTCAACAGCGGCAAAATGCACAATGCGATTCCTCGCGACGGAAAGATTGTTTTCGCCGTCAAGAATGCTGATAAGGAACAGGTTCGTGCCGACTGGAACATCTTTGCATCAGAAGTAGAAGATGAATTCCACGTAACCGAACAGACTATGCAGTTCAATATGAGCAGCAGTGATGCTGCACCTGTCATCGAGAAAGCTGTTGCTGACAAGTTCGTAATGGCTCTCCAGGCTGTAGACAACGGTCCGCTTACTACCTGTCAGGATGAGGCGATTGCCTGGATGGTAGAAACCTCAAGCAATGTGGCAAGCGTGATGACCGATGAAAACAGCATCAGCATCGTAGCTTCTCAGCGAAGTAACGTGATGAGCAATCTGGAGAACATGACCAACACCGTAAAGGCAGCCTTCCTTCTGGCTGGCGCCGAGGTAACTGTAGGCGACAAGTATCCTGCCTGGAAGATGCGCGCCAATAGCGAACTTACCGACCTGGCTGTGAAGGCTTACGAAAAGCTCTTCGGCAAAAAGCCATTGGTTAAGGGTATTCATGCCGGTTTGGAGTGTGGTCTTTTCTCAGAGCGTTATCCTGAGCTCGATATGGTAAGTTTCGGTCCTACCCTTCGCAATGTTCACACCCCAGACGAGGCTCTTCTCATTCCTACAGTAGAGATGGTTTGGGATCACTTGCTGGAGATTCTCCGCAGCGTGGCTAAATAA
- a CDS encoding RNA polymerase sigma factor produces MIKKIAIMEQTNSNYSIIADYYSEHYNELKLYVMSRSLPADEAEDIVQNTFVRLLRGDKMITPVTLPCFVYTIAKNLIIDYYRRKHKIEEYEHFLGASDWMGRYDVDGESVFSAQQTNEILERGIARLTEKRSKVYRLNLFEGMQVSEIAQSLNLGYKAAENRLTLARKEIRDYMKKELAS; encoded by the coding sequence ATGATTAAAAAAATCGCCATCATGGAACAAACAAATTCAAATTACAGCATTATTGCTGATTATTACTCTGAACATTACAACGAGCTGAAGTTGTATGTCATGTCCCGTTCGCTTCCGGCAGACGAGGCTGAAGACATCGTGCAGAATACTTTTGTGCGATTACTTCGAGGCGATAAGATGATTACGCCTGTTACTTTACCTTGTTTTGTATACACCATTGCCAAGAATCTGATTATCGATTATTACCGTCGCAAACATAAGATTGAGGAGTATGAACACTTCCTGGGAGCTAGCGACTGGATGGGAAGATATGATGTTGATGGCGAATCTGTTTTCTCTGCCCAGCAGACCAACGAGATTCTGGAGCGTGGCATTGCCCGGCTCACGGAGAAGAGAAGCAAGGTTTACCGCCTGAATCTCTTCGAAGGAATGCAGGTGAGCGAGATTGCCCAAAGTCTGAACCTCGGATATAAAGCGGCTGAGAATCGTCTGACTCTGGCTAGAAAAGAAATAAGAGATTATATGAAAAAAGAGTTGGCTAGTTAA
- a CDS encoding CobW family GTP-binding protein, producing the protein MNAKKEVPVLLLTGYLGSGKTTLLNKILANEKGIKFAVIVNDIGEVNIDAALIEKGGVVGQKDDSLVSLQNGCICCTLKMDLVEQLKEIVDMKRFDYIVIEASGICEPAPIAQTICSIPSLGPQYIENGILRLDSIVTVVDALRMKDEFSNGSDLMKKNMDEEDLASLVIQQIEFCNIILLNKAAEVEPKELEHLKQIIRAIQPKAEIFECNYGDVDLNLIVNTKKFDWETVSTSAGWIQEIESERNEEHEEEAHDHHDHDEEDEHEHHHDHDDHDHDHDEHEHHHHHHHHDHDHDHEGGEVEEYGIGTFVYYRRKPFDLGLFDDFVARKWPRDVVRAKGICYFDDERDMCYVFEQAGKQKTVKQAGQWLATMPKDELAQVLMNNPQLQKEWDQELGDRMIKIVFIGQHIKEQKDAIIAELDKCLA; encoded by the coding sequence ATGAACGCAAAGAAGGAAGTGCCTGTATTGCTCTTGACAGGCTACCTGGGTAGTGGAAAGACAACCCTTCTCAACAAGATTTTAGCTAACGAAAAAGGTATTAAGTTTGCCGTCATCGTCAACGATATTGGTGAAGTCAATATTGATGCAGCCCTGATAGAAAAAGGTGGCGTAGTAGGTCAGAAAGATGATTCGCTCGTTTCTCTCCAGAATGGTTGCATCTGCTGCACATTGAAGATGGACCTGGTAGAACAGCTCAAGGAAATCGTAGACATGAAGCGTTTCGATTACATTGTCATCGAGGCTTCCGGAATCTGCGAGCCTGCTCCTATTGCACAGACCATCTGCTCTATCCCATCCCTCGGTCCTCAGTACATAGAGAATGGCATTCTGCGCCTTGACAGCATTGTTACCGTAGTAGATGCTTTGCGCATGAAGGATGAATTCTCCAACGGCAGCGACCTGATGAAGAAGAATATGGATGAGGAAGATTTGGCTTCTCTCGTCATCCAGCAGATTGAGTTCTGCAACATCATTCTTCTGAACAAGGCTGCAGAGGTTGAACCTAAGGAACTGGAGCACCTGAAGCAGATTATCCGTGCCATCCAGCCTAAGGCAGAAATCTTTGAATGTAACTATGGTGACGTTGACTTGAATCTGATCGTCAACACCAAGAAGTTTGATTGGGAAACCGTATCCACTTCAGCCGGTTGGATTCAGGAGATTGAATCAGAAAGAAACGAAGAGCATGAAGAAGAAGCACATGACCATCATGACCATGACGAGGAAGACGAACATGAGCATCATCATGACCACGATGACCATGACCACGATCATGACGAGCATGAACATCATCATCATCACCATCATCACGACCATGACCATGATCATGAAGGCGGAGAAGTTGAGGAATACGGAATCGGCACCTTCGTTTACTATCGTCGCAAACCTTTCGACCTGGGTCTCTTCGATGATTTCGTAGCAAGGAAATGGCCTAGAGACGTGGTTCGCGCCAAGGGAATCTGCTATTTCGATGATGAGCGCGACATGTGCTACGTGTTCGAACAGGCTGGCAAGCAGAAAACAGTGAAGCAGGCTGGCCAATGGTTGGCTACCATGCCGAAAGACGAACTCGCCCAAGTCTTGATGAATAACCCACAGCTGCAGAAGGAATGGGATCAGGAATTGGGCGACCGCATGATAAAAATCGTATTCATCGGTCAGCATATCAAGGAACAGAAAGATGCTATCATTGCTGAGCTCGACAAGTGTTTGGCGTAG
- a CDS encoding L-serine ammonia-lyase encodes MKSLKELYRVGKGPSSSHTMGPQRAAKLFLERCPNASYYEVTLYGSLAATGKGHMTDVAIEEVLRPHKTVNIIWQPQTFLPYHPNGMKFVGKDLNGDIIDEWTVYSIGGGAISDGTAGNEELGAKDVYDLNKLADIKQWCYDNGRSFWEYVEKCESDDIWDYLDMVWQTMKQSIRNGLDHEGVLPGPLKLQRKAATYFIKAKGYRASLQSRGLVYAYALAVSEENASGGTIVTAPTCGACGVLPAVLYHMFTSHDMSEQRILRALATAGLVGNIVKQNASISGADVGCQGEVGVACAMASAAACQLFGGSPAQVEYAAEMGLEHHLGMTCDPVCGLVQIPCIERNAFAAARALDADLYASFSDGHHTVSFDRVVEVMRQTGHDLPSLYKETSEGGLAKGFPRDI; translated from the coding sequence ATGAAGTCATTAAAGGAATTATATAGAGTAGGTAAGGGACCATCGAGCAGTCATACGATGGGGCCTCAGCGTGCAGCCAAACTTTTTCTGGAGCGTTGCCCTAACGCTTCTTATTATGAAGTAACCCTCTATGGAAGTCTGGCTGCTACAGGTAAGGGGCACATGACTGATGTGGCAATAGAAGAAGTGCTCAGACCTCATAAAACTGTGAACATCATCTGGCAGCCACAGACTTTTCTACCTTATCATCCCAACGGAATGAAATTTGTGGGCAAGGATCTGAACGGCGATATTATTGATGAATGGACCGTTTACAGTATTGGTGGTGGAGCCATATCAGATGGTACTGCCGGCAACGAAGAGCTGGGCGCCAAGGATGTTTATGATCTGAACAAGCTCGCCGACATCAAGCAATGGTGCTATGATAACGGACGCTCATTCTGGGAATATGTTGAGAAATGCGAATCGGATGATATCTGGGATTATCTCGATATGGTTTGGCAAACGATGAAGCAGAGCATCAGGAATGGTTTGGACCATGAAGGTGTTTTGCCTGGTCCGCTGAAGCTACAGCGTAAGGCTGCCACCTATTTTATAAAGGCGAAGGGTTACCGTGCTTCCCTGCAGAGCCGCGGCTTGGTTTATGCTTATGCGCTGGCTGTGAGCGAAGAGAATGCTTCGGGTGGCACCATCGTTACAGCTCCTACCTGTGGAGCCTGTGGTGTATTGCCAGCTGTACTATACCACATGTTTACTTCTCATGATATGAGTGAACAGCGCATCTTGAGAGCCTTGGCTACAGCCGGATTGGTGGGCAACATCGTAAAGCAGAATGCTTCTATCAGTGGTGCTGATGTAGGTTGCCAGGGCGAGGTAGGTGTTGCCTGCGCCATGGCTTCGGCTGCAGCCTGTCAGCTTTTCGGAGGCAGTCCAGCTCAGGTAGAATATGCTGCCGAAATGGGATTGGAGCATCATCTCGGAATGACCTGCGACCCGGTTTGCGGACTGGTTCAGATTCCTTGCATCGAGCGAAATGCCTTTGCTGCCGCCCGGGCTTTGGATGCAGACCTCTACGCTTCCTTCTCAGATGGCCATCATACCGTATCTTTCGACCGTGTTGTTGAAGTAATGCGACAGACGGGTCATGATTTACCTTCGCTTTACAAGGAAACAAGCGAAGGCGGTTTGGCAAAGGGATTTCCAAGAGACATTTAG
- a CDS encoding M48 family metallopeptidase — protein MKKFKVLVLTVVTVLALSSCGTTQTVPLTGRTHRISVSDEQVLRLSNQEYTKYMASAKKSTNAANTAMVQRVGKRLANAVELYLKQNGFEADVKNYSWEFNLVQDKSANAFCMPGGKIVVYEGLLPYTQNETGLAIVLGHEIAHAVAKHSAEQLTKQQNQQTGTSILGTVLNQTVGNGVGNVASAVAGQYFSFRNLKYSRDNEIEADYMGLIFAAMAGYDPQQAIPFWKRMSQGSSSNQSDIFSDHPSDAKRIAALQKEMPTALKYYKPQTTYKVGFTSKTSTTKKTSSKKKTTTRRK, from the coding sequence ATGAAAAAGTTTAAGGTTTTAGTTCTGACGGTTGTGACAGTCCTTGCGTTGTCATCTTGCGGCACAACTCAGACGGTGCCTCTGACCGGTCGCACTCATCGCATCTCTGTATCCGATGAGCAGGTTCTCAGGCTGTCTAATCAGGAATACACAAAGTACATGGCTTCTGCCAAAAAGTCGACCAATGCAGCCAATACGGCGATGGTTCAGCGGGTAGGAAAAAGACTTGCCAATGCTGTTGAACTCTATTTGAAGCAGAATGGATTTGAAGCCGACGTGAAGAATTATTCTTGGGAATTCAATCTGGTACAAGATAAGTCTGCCAATGCATTCTGTATGCCTGGCGGTAAAATCGTGGTTTATGAAGGACTTTTGCCATACACTCAGAATGAAACCGGTTTGGCAATCGTTTTGGGTCACGAAATAGCTCATGCTGTGGCTAAACATAGTGCTGAGCAGCTCACCAAACAGCAGAATCAGCAAACCGGTACAAGTATCCTGGGAACAGTGTTAAACCAGACAGTAGGTAATGGTGTAGGTAATGTGGCAAGTGCAGTTGCCGGACAGTATTTCTCATTCCGCAATCTGAAGTATTCCCGTGATAATGAAATCGAGGCAGATTACATGGGGCTTATCTTCGCTGCCATGGCTGGTTACGATCCTCAGCAGGCCATTCCTTTCTGGAAGAGAATGTCACAGGGCTCAAGCAGCAATCAGAGCGATATTTTCAGTGATCACCCTTCAGACGCCAAGCGTATTGCTGCCTTGCAGAAGGAAATGCCTACTGCGCTGAAGTATTATAAACCTCAGACAACTTATAAGGTAGGTTTTACGAGCAAGACTTCTACAACCAAGAAGACCAGTAGCAAAAAGAAGACTACAACCCGCAGAAAATAA
- the htpG gene encoding molecular chaperone HtpG, producing the protein MAQKGNIGVTTENIFPVIKKFLYSDHDIFLREMVSNAVDATQKLKTLAAQGDFKGEIGDTTVRISLDEKAGTLTISDHGIGMTEEEIDKYINQIAFSGVTDFLDKYKENANAIIGHFGLGFYSSFMVASKVEIITKSYKEGSKAVKWSCDGSPAFEIEDADKAERGSDIILHIADDCKEFLQKSKIEELLNKYCKFMAVPVAFGKKTEWKDGKNVETDEDNIINNVEPLWTKTPSTLKDEDYKKFYHTLYPMQDDPLFWIHLNVDFPFNLTGILYFPRIKSSIDMQRNKIQLYCNQVFVTDQVEGIVPEFLTLLHGVIDSPDIPLNVSRSYLQSDSNVKKISTYITKKVADRLNSIFKENRKEFEEKWDDLKIFINYGMLSQEDFYERAKDFALLKDVEGKYFTFEEYKTLIKDNQTDKDGNLVYLYANNKEEQYSYIEAAKQKGYSVLLMEGQLDTPMVNMLEQKLEKSRFTRVDADIIDRLIVKEDAKKTDLSKEQSDNLTEVFRSQMPQLDKTEFFVEIQALGEQNQPVLITQNEYMRRMKAMSQFQAGMNFYGQMPDSYNIVLNSDHALVKKVLEDAEANTAETLKPILAEIKGQEARLAVLHQEQNKKKPEEITQQEKDDVHNTEKAISDEKAKRNEIISGYAKNNNIVHQLIDLALLQNGMLKGASLDAFLKRSVDMIK; encoded by the coding sequence ATGGCACAGAAAGGTAATATTGGTGTAACGACAGAGAACATTTTCCCTGTCATCAAGAAATTCTTATATTCAGATCACGACATCTTCCTCCGTGAGATGGTTTCAAACGCCGTAGATGCTACACAGAAGTTGAAGACTCTTGCAGCTCAGGGCGATTTCAAGGGCGAGATAGGCGACACAACCGTTCGTATCTCTCTCGATGAGAAGGCTGGAACCTTGACTATCAGCGACCATGGTATAGGTATGACTGAGGAGGAAATCGATAAATATATCAACCAGATTGCATTCTCAGGCGTTACTGACTTCCTCGACAAGTATAAGGAGAATGCCAACGCCATCATCGGCCACTTCGGTCTCGGCTTCTATTCTTCTTTCATGGTAGCCAGCAAGGTAGAAATCATTACCAAGAGCTACAAAGAGGGAAGCAAGGCTGTAAAGTGGAGCTGCGATGGTTCACCTGCTTTCGAAATCGAAGATGCCGACAAGGCTGAGCGTGGTTCAGACATCATCCTCCATATTGCTGATGATTGCAAGGAATTCCTGCAGAAGAGCAAGATTGAGGAACTTCTGAACAAGTATTGCAAGTTTATGGCCGTGCCTGTTGCTTTCGGCAAGAAGACCGAGTGGAAGGACGGCAAGAATGTGGAGACTGATGAGGATAACATTATTAATAATGTGGAGCCTCTCTGGACCAAGACTCCTAGCACCTTGAAGGATGAGGACTACAAGAAGTTCTATCACACCCTTTATCCGATGCAGGACGACCCGTTGTTCTGGATTCATCTGAATGTAGACTTCCCATTCAATCTCACGGGTATTCTCTACTTCCCACGCATCAAGAGCAGCATCGACATGCAACGCAACAAGATTCAGCTCTATTGCAACCAGGTGTTCGTAACCGATCAGGTAGAAGGCATTGTACCAGAATTCCTCACATTGCTTCATGGTGTAATCGATTCACCTGACATTCCGCTGAACGTAAGCCGCAGCTACCTGCAGAGCGACAGTAACGTGAAGAAGATTTCTACCTACATCACCAAGAAGGTAGCCGATCGTTTGAACTCTATCTTCAAGGAGAACCGCAAGGAGTTTGAAGAGAAATGGGATGATCTCAAGATCTTCATCAACTACGGAATGCTCTCTCAGGAAGATTTCTACGAGCGCGCAAAGGACTTTGCACTTCTGAAAGATGTTGAGGGCAAGTACTTTACTTTCGAGGAGTACAAGACGCTGATTAAGGACAACCAGACCGATAAGGACGGCAACCTGGTTTATCTCTATGCCAACAATAAGGAAGAGCAGTATTCTTACATCGAAGCTGCCAAGCAGAAGGGCTATTCTGTACTCCTGATGGAAGGTCAGCTCGATACGCCGATGGTAAACATGCTGGAGCAGAAGTTGGAGAAGAGCCGCTTTACACGTGTTGACGCCGACATCATCGACCGCCTCATCGTAAAGGAAGATGCTAAGAAGACCGATTTGAGCAAAGAGCAGTCTGACAACTTGACAGAAGTATTCCGCTCTCAGATGCCTCAACTTGACAAGACAGAATTCTTTGTTGAGATTCAGGCTTTGGGCGAACAGAACCAGCCAGTGCTCATCACCCAGAACGAGTACATGCGCCGTATGAAGGCGATGAGCCAGTTCCAGGCAGGCATGAACTTCTACGGTCAGATGCCAGACAGCTACAACATCGTACTGAACTCAGACCATGCTCTGGTAAAGAAGGTATTGGAAGATGCTGAGGCCAACACTGCTGAAACATTGAAGCCAATCCTTGCAGAAATCAAGGGTCAGGAAGCTCGCCTTGCCGTACTCCATCAGGAGCAGAACAAGAAGAAGCCTGAAGAGATTACCCAGCAGGAGAAGGATGATGTTCACAATACAGAGAAGGCCATCAGCGATGAGAAGGCTAAGCGCAACGAAATCATCTCGGGCTATGCTAAGAACAACAACATTGTTCACCAGCTCATCGACCTCGCCCTGCTTCAGAATGGTATGTTGAAGGGTGCTTCGCTCGACGCATTCCTCAAGAGAAGTGTTGACATGATTAAGTAA
- a CDS encoding UDP-N-acetyl glucosamine 2-epimerase, whose translation MKKICIVAGARPNFIKVAPVIRAIRNAQEAGNEISYQLVYTGKEDDPTLESSLFDDLGIQKPDAYLGVDCPNMNELTGQVMGQFERYLQQNATDIVIVVDDLASTMAVAIVTKKQGVQLAHIAAGTRSFDITMPKEINRLVIDGLSDILFTAGISNNSIANKEGAELSKVYMVGNVLIDNIRFLQSKMQRPEVMDEFHLKEGEYMVLTLNRKAIVNNIDEMKSLISVIDDEARQAGVKVIAPLRGKALGFVLAFKAYQEESNHQSGIQVVQPLDYLSFAYLTAHAKGVITDSGNVAEEATFNGVPCITLNSYTEHIETVKVGTNELVAEDPELLKQTMQKLLKGEWKKAGIPDRWDGRSAERIVQILAE comes from the coding sequence ATGAAGAAAATCTGTATCGTTGCAGGCGCAAGACCTAACTTTATCAAGGTTGCGCCCGTAATTAGAGCAATTCGTAATGCTCAGGAAGCTGGTAACGAAATCAGCTATCAGTTGGTTTACACAGGAAAAGAGGATGACCCGACACTGGAATCTTCTCTTTTCGATGACTTAGGCATTCAGAAACCGGATGCTTATCTCGGTGTAGACTGTCCAAATATGAACGAACTTACCGGACAGGTGATGGGTCAGTTTGAGCGCTATCTGCAGCAGAATGCTACAGATATTGTCATTGTGGTTGATGATCTGGCTTCAACCATGGCCGTGGCTATTGTTACCAAAAAGCAGGGGGTGCAGCTTGCTCATATTGCAGCAGGAACCCGCAGTTTTGACATTACCATGCCAAAGGAAATCAACCGTCTGGTGATTGATGGCTTGTCAGATATTCTCTTTACCGCTGGCATTTCTAACAACAGCATCGCTAACAAGGAAGGTGCAGAATTGTCTAAGGTTTACATGGTAGGAAATGTGCTTATCGACAACATCCGCTTCCTTCAGTCTAAAATGCAGCGTCCGGAAGTCATGGACGAGTTTCATCTGAAAGAAGGTGAATATATGGTTTTGACCTTGAACCGCAAGGCCATCGTCAATAATATTGATGAGATGAAATCGCTCATTTCTGTCATAGATGACGAGGCGCGCCAGGCTGGAGTGAAGGTGATTGCTCCGCTTCGAGGCAAAGCCTTGGGCTTCGTGCTCGCATTCAAGGCTTATCAGGAAGAGAGTAATCATCAGAGTGGAATCCAGGTGGTTCAGCCGCTCGATTATCTGTCGTTTGCTTATCTTACAGCTCACGCTAAAGGTGTGATTACCGATTCGGGTAATGTGGCTGAAGAAGCTACCTTCAATGGGGTCCCTTGCATTACGCTCAACAGCTATACTGAGCATATTGAAACTGTAAAGGTGGGTACTAACGAACTGGTTGCTGAAGATCCGGAGTTACTGAAGCAAACTATGCAGAAACTTCTGAAGGGTGAATGGAAGAAAGCGGGCATTCCTGACAGATGGGATGGCCGCTCAGCAGAAAGAATAGTCCAGATTCTCGCTGAATAG
- a CDS encoding peptidylprolyl isomerase: protein MKKIIRLLTLALLTVPTTTFAQSEGNQNTSEPAGKVVVSKPDSLLDWETPHDPTCPQVLLETTMGNILVALYNDTPKHRDNFLKLVNSGYYDGCIFQRVIKNFMIQGGDYSCRKVNLEKPQKFDVNYTVPAEIIYPKYYHKRGQLCAAREGDDENPTKASASTDFYITWGRNFSPRQMEYYVEKLKREGKYYAIPSEQLQKGYIKHGGVPHLDNGYTVFGEVLEGMDVVDKIQNVATDKANNDRPLTDVIILKAKQMK from the coding sequence ATGAAGAAGATCATCAGATTATTGACACTCGCTCTTCTTACGGTGCCTACTACGACATTCGCTCAGAGTGAAGGCAATCAGAACACATCAGAACCAGCCGGAAAAGTTGTGGTGTCTAAGCCCGATTCTCTGCTCGACTGGGAAACACCGCACGATCCAACCTGCCCTCAGGTGTTGCTGGAAACTACGATGGGCAACATTCTCGTGGCTCTTTACAACGATACTCCCAAACATCGGGATAATTTCCTGAAACTTGTCAATTCGGGCTATTATGACGGTTGCATCTTTCAGCGTGTCATCAAGAATTTCATGATTCAGGGTGGCGATTATTCATGCAGAAAGGTGAACCTGGAAAAGCCGCAGAAGTTTGATGTAAACTATACGGTTCCGGCAGAAATCATCTATCCTAAATATTATCATAAGCGCGGACAGCTCTGTGCTGCTCGCGAAGGTGATGATGAAAATCCGACGAAAGCTTCGGCGTCTACTGATTTCTACATCACCTGGGGCAGAAATTTTTCTCCACGGCAGATGGAATATTATGTAGAAAAACTGAAGCGGGAAGGCAAGTATTACGCCATTCCTTCAGAACAGTTGCAGAAGGGCTACATCAAGCATGGTGGTGTTCCTCACCTTGACAACGGCTACACTGTATTCGGAGAGGTGCTTGAAGGCATGGATGTGGTTGATAAGATTCAGAATGTGGCTACCGATAAGGCGAACAACGACAGACCTCTCACGGATGTCATTATCCTGAAAGCCAAGCAGATGAAGTAA
- a CDS encoding NfeD family protein, translated as MEYLSHNLWLVWTSVMFICLILELSSGDFYVTCFAIGSLISIPVALVGASFWVQVVVWAICSMLSIWLVRPHLLKSLHKGGEDRRSNADALAGQIGEVTEMIPAGGYGRVKLDGDDWKAEAPHLAEPLAVGDKVRILGHESIILKVEKV; from the coding sequence ATGGAGTATTTATCTCATAACCTTTGGCTGGTATGGACATCGGTGATGTTCATCTGCCTCATCTTAGAATTGTCTTCCGGCGATTTCTATGTTACTTGTTTTGCCATTGGTTCGCTCATCAGTATTCCTGTGGCATTAGTAGGAGCATCTTTCTGGGTGCAGGTAGTGGTTTGGGCTATCTGCTCTATGCTTAGTATCTGGTTGGTTCGTCCGCATCTGCTGAAATCGCTACACAAGGGTGGGGAAGACCGCCGCAGTAACGCCGATGCGCTGGCAGGACAGATAGGGGAAGTGACCGAGATGATTCCTGCCGGAGGATATGGCAGGGTAAAGCTGGATGGAGATGATTGGAAAGCGGAAGCTCCGCATCTTGCCGAACCACTTGCTGTAGGCGATAAGGTTCGAATCTTAGGTCACGAATCTATCATCCTCAAGGTAGAAAAAGTTTAG